One window from the genome of Engraulis encrasicolus isolate BLACKSEA-1 chromosome 16, IST_EnEncr_1.0, whole genome shotgun sequence encodes:
- the cntf gene encoding ciliary neurotrophic factor isoform X2 produces MAGKGENGKGAYRGKSVQLARLLNAESVRLLDLYKQRESFPQTAISGERLVSVPCPTPHLPMGEKVLLVHTALGQCQGLLDRAIVLEDTEMGLTGDKDCKEYLGQRKIVKERLGHLLQSTRGLLVDGVGTTAAVAGQARAEEPDGGLFALKVWIYRIIQDVVYWTNMASETLPMAPMQAVTQPRKMAKIRRKGKRTGSTEVMDIL; encoded by the exons ATGGCTGGAAAGGGAGAAAACGGCAAAGGAGCGTACCGAGGCAAATCTGTTCAGCTTGCCCGGCTGCTGAATGCCGAAAGCGTCCGACTGTTGGACCTTTAT AAACAACGGGAGAGCTTTCCTCAAACAGCCATATCCGGCGAGCGTCTAGTGTCTGTGCCATGTCCGACACCACATCTTCCAATGGGGGAGAAGGTGTTGCTTGTTCACACTGCCCTTGGACAGTGCCAAGGCCTTCTGGATCGGGCCATAGTCCTGGAAGATACAGAAATGGGGCTGACTGGGGATAAAGACTGCAAAGAGTACCTGGGCCAGCGCAAGATCGTCAAGGAGAGGCTGGGGCACCTGTTGCAAAGCACGAGGGGCCTCCTAGTGGACGGAGTTGGAACCACAGCTGCAGTGGCAGGGCAAGCAAGGGCAGAG GAACCAGATGGAGGATTGTTCGCTTTGAAGGTGTGGATCTATCGCATCATACAGGACGTGGTTTACTGGACGAATATGGCCTCTGAAACCCTCCCGATGGCTCCCATGCAAGCAGTAACTCAGCCAAGGAAGATGGCAAAAATTAGAAGGAAGGGGAAGAGAACA ggcagtacagaaGTGATGGATATACTGTAG
- the cntf gene encoding ciliary neurotrophic factor isoform X1: protein MAGKGENGKGAYRGKSVQLARLLNAESVRLLDLYKQRESFPQTAISGERLVSVPCPTPHLPMGEKVLLVHTALGQCQGLLDRAIVLEDTEMGLTGDKDCKEYLGQRKIVKERLGHLLQSTRGLLVDGVGTTAAVAGQARAEEPDGGLFALKVWIYRIIQDVVYWTNMASETLPMAPMQAVTQPRKMAKIRRKGKRTVRRYKKISLLKDLHCPTKQKGSNCAVVKNELL, encoded by the exons ATGGCTGGAAAGGGAGAAAACGGCAAAGGAGCGTACCGAGGCAAATCTGTTCAGCTTGCCCGGCTGCTGAATGCCGAAAGCGTCCGACTGTTGGACCTTTAT AAACAACGGGAGAGCTTTCCTCAAACAGCCATATCCGGCGAGCGTCTAGTGTCTGTGCCATGTCCGACACCACATCTTCCAATGGGGGAGAAGGTGTTGCTTGTTCACACTGCCCTTGGACAGTGCCAAGGCCTTCTGGATCGGGCCATAGTCCTGGAAGATACAGAAATGGGGCTGACTGGGGATAAAGACTGCAAAGAGTACCTGGGCCAGCGCAAGATCGTCAAGGAGAGGCTGGGGCACCTGTTGCAAAGCACGAGGGGCCTCCTAGTGGACGGAGTTGGAACCACAGCTGCAGTGGCAGGGCAAGCAAGGGCAGAG GAACCAGATGGAGGATTGTTCGCTTTGAAGGTGTGGATCTATCGCATCATACAGGACGTGGTTTACTGGACGAATATGGCCTCTGAAACCCTCCCGATGGCTCCCATGCAAGCAGTAACTCAGCCAAGGAAGATGGCAAAAATTAGAAGGAAGGGGAAGAGAACAGTGCGTAGATACAAGAAGATAAGCCTACTCAAAgatctacactgccctacaaagcaaaaaggcagtaactgcgctgttgtcaaaaatgagttactatga